The window CCAAAGCAGTGTACCAGGTAAGAGCACAACGAATTGTGGATAATAGGAACAGACGTAGAGGTGCTCCAAACGTCCAGGACAATGTCGCGTATTTTACGAGAAAAAGAGACATGTACTCGACATGTTCACTGCTCTGTGTTACCAAACTCAGTTCCTGCTATCTGTACACAAGAacctgtctttttaaaaaaaaaaaaaaaaaaaaaacaacctctatGTGGGTTTCGCAGCTGTTCCTCGCCTCTCTTGAATCATCTCCCTCTTGTAGAGACTCTGGTTTGTTTCGGTCAAGTGGAGCGAGCACCCCACCTACCGGAGAAATCGCGCGAGAACTGCAGGTCTAGCTCAGCCTAGTTACGAAAGCTCAGTGAGCACGGTGAGTCAGGCAGCGTTTGTTCCAGTCAACATTAGCGATGAGTGCTATCAGGAATTTCAAAAACTGCGGCTCCGTGCTGGTAACGGGAGCCAGCCGAGGGCTCGGGCTGCAGATAGTCGACAGCCTGGCCAGTGGAGGTTTCTCACCCGGCAAGATTATAGCCACGACCAGACAGCCGTCAAGCGCGCAGGTAACGTTAAACACCAACACTTACGGCTGGTAGCTTTAAAGCTAACCGACCCGTAACAACGTGTAGTGTCTAAAGTCATGTTACAGACGAATAGTGACTCGACCTAAATAACGTTACACGTGAATTAAGTAATGAGTTCAAGTTAAACGACACAGAGGGCGCCATTGTTCCCTCTGCACACATTCGGGAATGGACAGTGACATGATGTGCTTCTGACCTACAGAAACTTCAGGAGCTGGCAGAGAAACATCCCAACATCCACATAATCACTCTGGGTAAGACAGAGAACGATGTGTGTGAACAAAGAGTGTTAACAATATATGACAATACCATAATAGTGTGTATATGTGCCTAAACTCCCCCATAAGACAACAGTCTGTACATTTTAGATGGGAATGAATTAGGCTAATaattttctcttcatctctggtGTCTTCATCCCTCTGGTCATGGAGTTATTCAGAAATATAACATGTAGAACAAACATGATTTGATTAAGGAGAACCTTAATCCAATATTGAAATATTAACCTTAATATTTCAATATTGCATTTGCTTTGAATGACAATGGATTAATTCACCAAAATAAGATAAATCACCAGTCAGAATTAATCGAAAAATCATTATCAATTATGTTTTAGAGTTCCATATGAATGTTTTCTCTACGTCTGACCTTTCCTAAGCAAGTTACAGTCATTTATTACAATATTATCCTCAgcgtttttcatttaaaaactggtGTAATCCTCTATTTCTTTTGCAGCACATCTAGATCTGTCCAGTGAAATTAGAGAGATAATGGAAAGGTTATAAATcataacagaaaacattgagGCAAAGTGACTTTTTATCAGAGAAATGTATTGTCCACTGAACAATGACGACAAAAGTAGCTTTGCTACAATCAATGTCTGTCGGCCCGGAGGAATAAACTATGTGGGTTTCCTTGACGAATCAATGCTGCAGAATGTGATGGCATAATCACATTCACTGTGGACCCTGTGTGATGCCACTGCACAGCTGAGAAACTAAGCTTTGCACGAGTGTTTCAAGCATATTGACAGGATTAGCAGTTCAAAAGTTTTGAAACATATTAGAACAACAGCTATTTTTAGCCACCAGCAGCTGCCTAGGTCTTTGAGGATTaatcaccaacaaacaaaatCCTAAATGTATATAAGCCAACATCTTACAGCACAACTACTTGAATACATCCTGGCTTCATACATCCTGTGCACTGTGAAGGTGTTAAAAGTCAacattattcagtttatttattaattttccTTATGATGATGTTCAGCTTgcattttcttccattttgattcatttttgtcCTTGGTGATTCACAGTGTTGACGTGTCTCTCTGCCAGATGCAGTGAACCAGGAGAGTATAGAGAAGTCTGTAGAAGAGGTGGACCGGCTGGTAGCAGAAGAGGGTTTAAATTGCCTGATCAACAACGCAGGGATCAAAGTGGAGTCCGACTTTCATACTGTTACCGCAGAGAAGATGATAGAAAACTTCCACACGAATGCTGTGGCTCCTCTGATGATCACCAAGGTAATGTCTGTCATCTGATTTTGTTCACTGAAcgtttctgtttggtttcttGCACTTTTTGTCTTGTCGTTCACTTCAGCTCTCACTTTAACAGATAAATAGTGAAATAGAAAAGAAGCCAgacatctgtttttttcagtCCCCAAGAGTTAGATCCACAAGTGGTTCATTTCCTGAATTCTGCGAACTAAAACAAAAGGATGACCTTGATGAACAGAAGTAACAAAAACCCCTTAGCCTGGGCCGACTGACTTTCATAAATACTAATTAAAAGTCTGGTTTCAGTTGCCCTCAGAGTACAGGGCGGACTACAGAGCAGCACCCTGTGCTGGTACAATTCAGCAGCTGATCAAGAACATGTCAGCAGGGCAGATGCTTGCTGACGCACAGTTTGCTCCAGTTGAAGGACAGTCTCTGTAACTACAAGGCCACACTGCAATCTAATAATTGTGTAAAGGTGGGGTGGGAGGCTCAGTAATGAATCAGATAAAGCAGAAACTTGTACTGTTCTCTATGAGATAGAACATTGTTTGTCAACCAAGAGGTCAGGAGTTGTTTTCCAGGGGGGGGACAGATTGGTGTAGAGTGGCATATTTCAGGGTGAGAAATAGTTTTTACTTTGTCATTGGTCATGACTTTAAAAGGTTAACAACCACTGGGTCTAGAACATGCTATATTCACATTTCAATTTTTATCATCTCTGTCACACGAGTGGTGATAAAAAGTAGTTGATTATTGTATTTGTACACTGTCAGAAAAGGCATTGGAAGCTACTTTGATAATCCATTAAGAGTTTGCACCATTTTTCAACAATACTGAACATCTGATATAGGTAGTTTGGCATATTTGAGTGTGTGACTAACTCATGAATGGATTAGTGGTAGtaataaaatagtaataatataaaaaCTCACTTAATGAAATAGTAAAGTGGTCCAGCAGGCTGATTGGTGAGCCAGAGCTCAACCTGGATACCTTTTACACAAAACAGCTACAGCACATATGTGGTTCAATTTTAAAGGACAGTTCCCACCCATTGCACACTGAGTTTCAGCTTCTCCACTCTGGGTGCAGGTTTACAATCTCtaagtgtaaaacaaaaagacacaaaaacagctttgtcCCTGCAGCTATTACACTCAGGAAAAAGTAATAACCATATTTTGCAGAAGTGATTAATTAttgctgcttttacttttttaccattatgtatgtttttacaacctaaatgatttttattgattcattttgtatattttcttcTTAGTATTTGTAGTTCAGTTTCACTTTCTTAGAATGATCTGTACCTGTAAGATAGGGGTGGGACGATACGGGTAACTCACGTTTCAATACTGTGACGATATttggcccacgataatgataatatcacgatacatgatatctgcaatattcgatatattgcaagaaatttcatcaacgatatatcacgatatgtgactgaaaaaggaaaaatacccataaaaaggaaaacttcTTATACATCTTtcgatttgttttttttttattttctataaatgtaatatgccttgatgtgtccaggttgacccaaagcacttttatgttccTACTTCACAGGTACTGGATGGGtgaacataactctgcacataattggttgcatactgaaatgtgcccaatatttcataaaatttttatgttattcttatcttgtttaactattgttaaactaaaacgggcccaagtttacataaaacaagttgctactgacttttcagtatcagaaagcactgtcatggtttacataagacatgttattaatgttcatgcactttaatgtgtccagctcagggttctctccagacagtggaacagcggcgctgcaccgctatactcattttcaatgtaagctgctttatagcgggtgttagtgggccccccggctgacggtgacgagcgtccgtcgttcccccggctgacggcgaggagccgggggacggacgaaCGCTCCCCCCCCCTTCTGTTGTTAACTCGTCTTCACCGGCCGCTGCTTACACCTACTTTACCCTCATTTACGGGATTAGCGcccccacaaacaggacaggagagattaagtactgacggtgacaacggggtaaatccataatgtgtgttgtaataaGATATCGATATTTGCCGTCAGTGTATCGATTATTTATtgcgacagagagcacaacaatatattgcaatatcttttttttttttcccacctctacTGTAAAAACCTTTTAAGAGCTTTAAAGAACTTCTtgatttgccatttttttttatttccactgtcCTAAGTTGGATGATGTGTGATTGTGTCtctatatttgtttgtttgttttttttcccccatatgtgtgtatgaggaCAAATGCAAAGAAAATCTACCTCCGGGtactaataaagtaacttgaaCTTAGTATAATATGTTGACTTTTTGTTGTGGTGTAGAACATTTAGCAGGATTTACTCTGTGGTGCTTTGGAACGGTATTGAGCGATGTTTGTGTTATTTCGCCTAACATCATTGTCATAAATTGGGTGGATGAAGTAATATAAACATCTGTGAGTATAGTGCAGTACAGGGTGTAAGTTGGATATGCTGCCACGAGGGGGCACTATAATATCTCTCCACACAGACTGTACAGTGTGATATTACTCATGACACTCTGATGCTTCTGAACATACTTATTATGGGCCCCTCTCATGAGAAGCCTGAACAGTAGTTTGATTCCAGctgtaatattttttatttgtctgcCCCTGTCAGGCCTACCTGCCTCTGCTGAAACGAGCTGCAtccagaggaggagcaggtggtgcaggTAAAATGGGCATCCAGAGGGCAGCAGTCATCAACATTAGCTCTGGGCTGGGCTCTGTGGAGCTGGCTTGGGGGGAAGAGGCTAAAAACATCAGATGGTACCCCTACAGGACGTCCAAGGTAATACCAATTAATAAACAGTACAAGACCAATGAGGCATATACAATAGTTTTACTCAGCTTTGGTATGGCCGCAGAGAGGGAGCTCAGGTTGTTTCAACcttattgtttttgtgacttGAATTAAGACAGTAATCTTATAATTTtagaaaatatttgaaaaaccTTTTAGCAGCCATGTCATGGAACATGTGCTTTGGTGTTGGGTTGGTCTAGAGTTAGAATTGTCTGGCATGTTAAGTTGTGTCTGCCTGCCTTCTCAGAGTGCCTTAAACATGGTGAGTCGCTGTATGGCTGTAGACCTGGAGCCTGATGGGATTCTCTGTATGGCTGTACACCCTGGATGGGTCCGCACTGACATGGGGGGCTCTCAGGTAAGATGTCAGTGTCTTTAGGATACTCTTAAAGAGGTTTGAATTTCCTTTCAGTATACTGTTGACAAGTACATCAttgatgatgaagatgtttcAAAGAATGCATTAAACCAAAATACActgatcaggcataacattatgacgaCTGAATGGCTGTTAGTGGGTGGGATGTGttaggcagcaagtgaacatgCTGTCCTCAAAGTTGATGTAGTGGCAATCTATCCACAATATTGCCACTTCAGGGAATTTGAGGTAATTTTCAACACGTTGTTTTGCAAAAAGATGAGGTCTGCCATGACGTACGCGTTTACCATTTATTACATgtggcgaaaaaataaaaaaaatatttacagaaaACCAGTTGTTTGTAATGACTAAACTGAAACCAACATGCAAATATGACGGAAAACCAAAAAGACTAACGTTATGATGCAACAGAAAAACATCTTGGacgaacagacacacaaaaacgaCCAGTTGAAAAACTGTGTGCCTCCGTGATCCCAATGCCCTAACACCTGTTCACCGGTGACTCCCATTTATAGACGTCATCACTGTGATTCCCTGTCTATGCCCCCTGGTGCGCATGTGGACGAGCAATCTTTACTATTTACGTGACTCACCAAACCCATACACAACATATCATATTCATACATCAAAATTGGCTACAACAGTTGATGtgttagaagcaggaaaaatgagTTTGACAAGGGCCAAACTGTGATGGCTAGACAAAAgggtcagagcatctccaaaactgcagctcttgtggGGTGTTCCCGATCTGCAGTGGTTAGTATCTATCAAAAGTGGTCTATGGAAGGAACAGAGGTGAACGGGCGAAAGGGTCATGAGCGGCCAAGGATCATTGATGCACTTGGGGAGCGTCGGCTGGCCTGTGTGGTCTGATCCAAATTGCTGAAGAAGTTATTGCTGGTTCTGACAGAAAGGTGTAAGAATACACAGTGCATCGCAGATGTTGTATATGGGGCTGCATAGCCACAGACCAGTCAGGCTGCCCATGCTGACCCCCTGTCCACCGCCGAAAGCGCCAACAATGGGCACATGAGCATCAAAACTGGGCCACGGAGCGATGGAAGAAAGTGGCCTGGTATGAtgaatcatgtttttcttttacatcacaTGGATGGCCAGGTGCTTGTGTGTTGCTCGTTACTATGACACGTACCCCCTACCTAAACATTGTTGCAGACCATATACACCCTTTAATGGAAACGGTATTCTCTGATGGCTctggcctctttcagcaggataatgagcTGTGCCTCAAAGCAAAAATGGTTCAGGAATGGTTTtagaggaacaacaacaacattgaggtgttgacttggcctccgaattccccagatctcaatccaatcgagcatctgtggggtgtgctggacaaacaagtctGATCCACGGAGGCCCCATCTCGCAACTTATAGGACTTAAAGGATCTGCTGCCaacatcttggtgccagataccacagcacaccttcaggggtctagACGAGTCCATGCCTCAATgggtcagggctgttttggcagtgAAGGGAGGACCAACAAAATATTAGGCAGGTAGTCATAACGTATGCCTGATTGGTGTGTATCAGCTGCTATTTATGTGACTCATTGTATTCAAATTTCTCAGCATTGTGTCTGAACAAaatcatttgtgtttgtctccttccagGCTCCACTGAGTCCAGAGGAGAGCATTACTTCCATGTTGTCTGTGATTGGTCGACTGACTGAGAAGGAACATGGCTCATTTCTCAACTTGACAGGAGAGGTGTTGCCTTGGTAAAATCATCATGTGATCATGTGTAATGAGCAGCATGGTTGTAAGAGCCACTAACTGAGTCCAGTGGCTGTTGATTCAGCTGCTGATCAACTTCAGCTATGCAAATACAAATGTATGTGTGTCGAATCTTTATCACGCTCTATCTTTTTGTAAGAAGCATGCATATTTTGAATTAATAAAGGTGCATTATATGAAAGCTTCAGTGTCTAAGATGTCAGattaaacattttgaacattaaatGACAAATTTCTTTGATCAGATAACACATCAAATCCACCGTCAGTGTTCCCAGTGCATTCCCCTGCCCCCTTATTTCATAgtcagcattttcttttctagGTTCATTTCTAACAAAACAAGCATCAATCACAAACAGTCCAAAGTTATTTTATAGGTGTAAACTGATGAATGATTCATGAGATGAACATTTTGCCAGTAAACCTTCCACATTACCCAAAGTTTTCGGATATCTCTCCCCACACCTGTGACTCAGAGGATTTTGTGGTTTAAGTATTTGGTGAATTATCTGCAGTGATGATCCAATTTCTGTCTAAAATAGTAGATATATACTCTATTAAAATACACAGTTTTGCCATGTGACACTGCTAATGTAAATACATTGTTATAGACATGTTACCTAATTTTAAAgcttatgtttattttttctaacaGTCTCTACGTGTGCCTTCTAGTAAAAGTAACAAGGTACCAAAAGGTTCAGACATGTTGTTGCTTTCAATACTTTACACTGTACAGCTGTAGCTAGGTCAGTCAGAGCGCAGTGCGACATTTCACTAGCATACTATTCACAAagcaggggcctcatttataaaactgtgtgtAGGATTGACGTCAAAAGGTTGCGTACGCACGAAACACAAAGTGCGtaagcacaaaaatatcctgatttataaaactgCGCACGCACGTCCTacgccgatttccctttataaatcacaatccactctaaatgtggcgcacctgtgtgcgggtcataccacgcccatagtcgcctatgaatattcagagaaacgcccctaattaatattcattaatgactgaaagcatgccgaaagcagagagaaaggcgaagaagcgcaatttcacccagtgtgaggtggaagttcttgtcggggaggtggagaagaggaaggctgtattatttggtggacacagtgttgggtcgggtcaccaatgccaaaaaggctctagagtggcagcatATGGCAGACAGTGTAAatgctgttgcctcagaaggtcggagtgtggccgaagtgaaaaaaaaaagtgatcagtcataaaagtggaagcaaaaaagcgccTGGCGTCACGcaggcagagcgtctgtgcCACGGGCGGGGGAACGGGCCAACCCgagctcaccccgctggatgaaaaactggcagggatcatcagggaatccctcctgagtgacgtggtGATGAAGGTGCCGGCCCAATTCATTCTTACTCGgtgctcttatagcaacatgagtgcagttagtggcactgattacatttgggaaaccagacattgctgcaaattgcgcatttttatttgcctgttcacccaccgtataaggaaactttatgtcccgctgcgacaaaccaattatacctccTAACACGTCAGGCATAACACGGCTAAAGgttggctgggatatccctgacctgtcagccAATTCCCTCTGGAATGTGGCGGTTGAAACccgagtgttgtgagcacttgaagcgggactggcacggcgtggtttctgcgggtgctcctctctaacgcCGGGCCCATCAGCCActcatcactgttggccagtggatcttgctggtctctGAAGTTCCGCTCCCTCCGTAACCTTCCGTTTgtcacatcctccaacagtgccaaatcagccattgtgcgccataacgcattgtgaatacatgcctttatatacccatctattaggtaatatctgctGCACATGTGAGAATAATCTAATTGATTAACATGAcaagataattatagtctttatttgtatggcaaaaaacacagttacatagtgttttatgcgttatgcattgaaaacggagtTGAAACGAAATGGTCtatatgatataggatattaatatattaaactgcattcatatcagtgtaaacgtaacttgctctactgttgtcttactattGTTCTAAATCAAATGTTTCACAGGAGTACAGAATGTGTGTACATTTGTTCGGGGCTTCATCACAAGTGGTCAGCACAGCTTCACCACTTTGCTGATGCCAGCACTGAGGGCTATGGCACAGTATCTTACATTCTGTTGACCAACGAAAGGGACCAAAAAATCACTTCGTTCCTGATCGGAAAGTCAAGCGTGGCACCACTGAAGCAGGTCACTGTTCCCAGGATGGAGTTGACAGCAGCTGTAATAGCTGTGAAAATGGACAAGATTCTCCAACTCGAACTGCAGTTAAAGTTGGAGGAATCAATGTTTTGGACGGACAGTGACACGGTGATTAAGTAACTCGAAAATGTACTCATTTTGTCTCCACATGGAGTAGTATTatgaaaacagtaacagataTTAGCAGCAATAACCTAATAAAACAACTGTAACATCAATTAGAACAAGAGCAGAGTAAAAAGAAAGGGCAACAAATGCAACTGTTTACATGGCCAAGAATGTCAATGTGCAAGAACGTTGATGTGCAAGTAAacaatcaacaaacaacaatcacaattagagaaaaataatgtactcTTGAAAACAACAATTGTAACAGCAATATAACAAACAGCAAGCAACAGAGTAAAAAAGTGCAACTATTTACAATGGGCTATAAGGGGGTGGGAGGGATGGCTTGCCAGCAGCAGGCTCATTTTTGAAGTCCCATGCCATGGTACTCGAGGAAGCAGTTTCTGTTAGAAACAAGGCAAAGTGACACATTGCACCTTGAGCAGTACATGGGTGTCTTCATGTCCCTGATTTTGTAGCCCGGCATCTGCTTGGCCTTCACCTTCTCCTTGGCTGCACAGACCACACACTTCCTGCGGTCCTGAGTGCCAGTGCTCCCTCTGAACACAGGCATGCAGGTGTTGGTGAGGCTCGGGCGGGGGCAACCAAAACCCAGCAACCCAAGCTTTAGCCTGCTCAGCCATCTCCCTCATCAGAACTTCTCTGAATTGTTTGTGGGACATGGGGGTCTGGTTGTGACTGCTGGACACagctttgatttgatttgatttgatttatttgtccCGTAGGGAGATTTGTCTTCACTGACAGTACGTTACACATCTTTGACGACAACGGACACTACAtacacatcaacaaacacaaaaaaggaagagacATACatagcaacaataacaacaaagacaaGCACAATCACAGCACAATAGCGGACAGACAGATCAGCGGGGCCTGCTGTTCAAGGCAGCTATGGCTGCAAGGATCAGGCTTTTCCCCAGCCGAGCCCTCCTGAACTTAATGGTTCTGTACCTGCGCCCTGAGGGTAGAGGGGTGATGTATTGGTTCAGTGGGTGAGTGATGTCTTGTGCTATGGTGTTTGCAAGGCGAGTGATGGACTTGTTATTTAGTTCTTTAGTTAGTTAGTGTGGGGAGACCGATGATTTTagtagctgtgtttgtggtgcgTGTGAGTTTGGCCCGGTTGGCCTGCTTTGTGCAGGATGTAGCTGTTGTCGACAGCAATGTcgatgaaatgataaaaaaagtcTTGTACCCACGCATTGTCTTGCCATGCACCGAGTAGTAGTGGATGAGGGCGTCTGAGAGGTCCACCCCACCCATGTTGATGTTGTAGTCCCTGCATGCATCATGCACATCCACAGGAGCCCTGTGCCAGTGTCCATCTGGCCTCTTCACCCTCCTCAGTACAGTGGCTCCACTGTACGCCTTGTGAAAGGTGCTGCAGAGATTGACCACTTATGACCACTAATGGTGCCACAAGTTGCCgtgtgattttttaaaagtttattgAAAAGGAGTGGACTGGTGTAAAAGTTATCAACATAAAGATGATATCCTTTTCCAAGGAGGTCAAACCTCATCAGGTCCATGACGGATGTGACACTGAGGCCATCATCCTTCTGTCCCCTCAGTTTGACCCTACTCTTATCTTTAccctgataaataaaaaaattggaGGTGTAGCCAGTTTTAGAGTCTGCCAATACAAACAATTTGTAGCCGAATTTTGTTGGCTTATCTTTCATGTACTGCCTGAATCCAATGCGGGCTTTGCTTGCTACCATCCTTTCATCGACTGTGATGTTCTGGTACGGCTGGAAAAGGGAGTTACAGGCATTCACAATCTCGCCATAGAGTGGCTTGATTTTGAATAGCCTGTCGAACTGAGgtgtccctctctttctttcattatCTTCATCTTCTGTAACATCAGACAGATGAAGAGACCAAAAGATAGCCTCAAACCAGCCCCTGGACATGCTGCTCTTGGGGAAAACAAATTGGTACAGCCACTCCCTCCTCCAGAAGTCTGCCCTGGAGTTCACATGTACCAAGCCAAAGAAGAGGATGATGGAAATAAAGATGTAAAATGAGTCAACTGAGAGGGGAAACCACTTGTACTTGGAACCTTGTGCCAGTCGTCGCACAGCATTAGCATTTGTATTGTTTATAATGCTGtgcagactgctgctgctgaagaagagCTTGAAGAGGCTGAGGGGACAGTGGTGTCAATCCTGGGGCCAGGTGGGTGTTTCGGCTCAAACTGTGGTGTTGGTGGTTAAACATCTGGCTCTTCCTTTGTCCTCCATCTCCCCTGCTGAGGCTCAAGTCTCCAGCAGCCAGTTTTGGCCGCTTGCTGGCTTGCCCTCTCTGGCCAGGACCACAGCCATGGCCACGACCACGACCTCTCTTAGTTTGCTTGTCAGGGGAAGAGGACCCAGGACTGGAGGATGCAGATCGGCGCCAGGAGGAACTGCGTGGTGGGGGGGCATAATCCACATCCTCATCTCCTTCATGATCACTGTTGCATGAAAACAGAGCAATAGATGTTGAAAGAAATATATTCAAAGGACTGACGAGTCACATACATTTCTAACAGCAGAAAAGCATATAAATGTATCATTGAAGCAGTAATGGACAAAACCTACACAAATAATCAGTACACAAACCTTGATAGTAGAGGTAACGCCTCAGATGGAGACACGGGTGGCTGAGTGTCTGGAGTGGGGGGGGGCTGAGGAGATGATGGGCCTGAAGCCTCACTCTCCTCTTCTTGTTGGCtatgaaaatgatgataataattagTATTTTGGACAAAATATGTAATGATGTATGTACATTCGACCAAAGGAGACAAAGGTAGtggaaatgtgtaaaaatattcaatataatTGAGTAGCACTGACCAATACTATATTGTGTTTGCACTTGTATGtactttatatactgtatatgtgtatatatttttgtatatagtATTAAGGACGACACACATAATCCAATGTGTGCAAACCAAGACCAAAAGAGACAAATGCAGTGAAacatctacaaaaaaaatagtATTGAATTGAATTGCCCTGCTTTAT is drawn from Sparus aurata chromosome 8, fSpaAur1.1, whole genome shotgun sequence and contains these coding sequences:
- the LOC115586022 gene encoding uncharacterized protein LOC115586022, producing the protein MSAIRNFKNCGSVLVTGASRGLGLQIVDSLASGGFSPGKIIATTRQPSSAQKLQELAEKHPNIHIITLDAVNQESIEKSVEEVDRLVAEEGLNCLINNAGIKVESDFHTVTAEKMIENFHTNAVAPLMITKAYLPLLKRAASRGGAGGAGKMGIQRAAVINISSGLGSVELAWGEEAKNIRWYPYRTSKSALNMVSRCMAVDLEPDGILCMAVHPGWVRTDMGGSQAPLSPEESITSMLSVIGRLTEKEHGSFLNLTGEVLPW